A DNA window from Mucilaginibacter xinganensis contains the following coding sequences:
- a CDS encoding GAF domain-containing protein, with product MLFPQFSENPFQIKLSFHKIIERLEEIAAGEPGINTKKAAEILTEVAPFPELRDGIESISQIADNELVIAHLLQDLFPEILSKNEIKAVSIPYLGLIFNYTERFKDIIKAAGTNFDFNIRDFDEHQFYVMSCCIILNQFYGTHLDFGKPLFYDIPAADGIIKHYRILYNADFLEIIPTEKSSMLTKEDIDLLMDNYDDLDLWKEKFPPNSWILKGFGIMTLFDATVENAVSSLKSNLLGNKSTSEVQENLETIFRSIFKIPDLHIGFTAFDKENDKFVNTSIGQKIKSYMLEGKTEADCQQMLRADTYQNLIKKQTPLAITDLPEFVSANPESKLSRHFSAQDVQSFILAPIVKNGALLGILELVSKRTRDLNSVNAKKLEIVMPFLVDTIYRKVTELQNQIEAVIQQNYTTLHPSVNWKFRDEALKYIRNKEAGKPYHPKEIAFQDVYPLYGQIDIKNSSITRNLSVANDLISQLQQVILLLEQMHQEDCIVDAAEKVIELKEFLNDLDAGLKADTEHFIQNYIETTIHPILTNNKKVSKKISDQIDEYFKRTDKLTGDFYANRRNYETTLTLINEKLISIIDSRQTEAQVYFPHYYERFKTDGVEHNLYIGKSISPTQAFEPAHLEHLRLWQLLVLCEMEAEQYRLKKDLPIQLGVTSLILIFSTPIAIRFRMDEKHFDIDGAYNIRYEVIKKRIDKAFIKGTKERITKQNRITIIFSKPEEETEYMKLINLLQDRGILGSKIEEFELEDLQGVSGLKALRVSVIHNSKISAGIFDYEETYKQLNAAAVEN from the coding sequence ATGTTATTTCCGCAATTTTCAGAAAATCCATTCCAAATAAAACTTTCTTTTCATAAGATAATTGAAAGGCTGGAAGAAATTGCGGCAGGTGAGCCTGGTATAAATACAAAAAAAGCTGCCGAAATATTGACAGAAGTGGCGCCTTTTCCTGAATTGAGAGACGGTATAGAAAGCATTTCACAAATTGCAGATAATGAATTGGTGATAGCTCACTTATTGCAGGATCTGTTTCCTGAAATCCTCTCCAAAAATGAAATTAAAGCGGTAAGTATTCCTTATCTGGGCTTAATTTTTAATTATACCGAACGTTTTAAAGACATTATCAAAGCTGCCGGCACCAACTTTGACTTTAATATCCGCGATTTTGACGAACACCAGTTTTATGTAATGAGCTGCTGCATTATCCTTAACCAGTTTTATGGAACACATTTAGATTTTGGCAAACCGCTTTTTTATGATATCCCGGCAGCAGACGGGATTATTAAACACTACCGTATTTTATATAACGCTGATTTTTTAGAGATTATACCAACCGAAAAATCATCGATGCTAACCAAAGAGGATATTGATCTATTAATGGACAACTATGATGATCTGGATCTCTGGAAAGAGAAATTTCCGCCAAATAGCTGGATATTAAAGGGGTTTGGCATAATGACGCTATTTGATGCAACTGTTGAAAACGCTGTATCAAGCTTAAAAAGCAACTTGCTGGGCAATAAAAGCACATCTGAGGTACAGGAAAATCTTGAAACCATTTTCAGATCTATATTTAAGATTCCGGATTTGCATATCGGTTTTACTGCTTTCGATAAGGAAAATGATAAATTCGTGAACACCTCTATCGGGCAAAAAATTAAAAGTTACATGCTTGAAGGAAAGACCGAGGCTGACTGCCAGCAGATGCTTCGTGCTGACACCTACCAAAATCTGATTAAAAAGCAGACCCCGCTGGCCATTACTGACCTCCCGGAGTTTGTTTCAGCAAACCCGGAAAGCAAATTATCACGTCATTTTAGCGCACAGGATGTTCAAAGTTTCATATTAGCGCCAATTGTTAAAAATGGTGCATTGCTGGGTATTTTAGAATTAGTTTCAAAAAGGACCAGGGACCTCAATAGCGTCAATGCAAAAAAGCTGGAAATTGTTATGCCATTCCTGGTCGACACCATTTATAGAAAGGTAACAGAACTGCAAAACCAGATAGAAGCTGTTATACAACAAAATTATACCACATTGCATCCCAGTGTTAACTGGAAATTCAGGGACGAAGCTTTAAAATACATCCGTAATAAAGAAGCTGGTAAACCATATCATCCTAAAGAAATAGCATTTCAAGATGTATATCCCCTGTATGGGCAAATTGATATAAAGAATTCGTCTATTACCCGTAATTTGAGTGTTGCAAATGATTTAATTAGCCAGCTGCAGCAAGTTATTTTATTGCTTGAGCAAATGCACCAGGAAGATTGCATTGTTGACGCAGCAGAGAAAGTAATTGAGTTAAAGGAGTTTTTAAATGATCTGGACGCCGGCCTGAAAGCCGATACAGAGCATTTTATTCAAAATTATATTGAAACGACCATTCATCCAATTTTAACTAACAACAAAAAGGTAAGCAAGAAAATTTCAGACCAGATAGACGAATATTTTAAACGCACTGATAAATTAACCGGCGATTTTTACGCCAACCGGCGCAATTACGAAACCACGCTAACCTTAATAAATGAAAAACTGATCAGTATAATTGACAGCAGGCAGACAGAAGCACAGGTTTATTTCCCTCATTATTATGAAAGATTTAAAACTGATGGTGTTGAACACAATTTATATATAGGAAAATCTATATCGCCTACACAAGCTTTCGAACCGGCACATTTGGAACATTTGCGTTTATGGCAGTTGCTGGTGCTTTGTGAAATGGAGGCAGAACAATATCGCCTAAAAAAAGATTTACCTATTCAGCTGGGTGTAACTTCATTGATCCTTATTTTCAGCACCCCTATCGCTATCCGTTTCAGGATGGACGAAAAACATTTTGATATTGATGGTGCTTACAACATCAGGTACGAGGTTATTAAAAAACGTATTGATAAAGCTTTTATAAAAGGAACTAAGGAACGGATTACCAAACAAAACCGGATCACTATTATTTTCTCAAAACCTGAAGAAGAAACGGAATACATGAAACTGATTAACCTGCTACAAGACAGGGGTATATTGGGTTCTAAAATTGAAGAATTTGAATTAGAGGACCTGCAAGGGGTTTCTGGCTTAAAAGCCCTACGGGTTAGTGTTATACATAACTCAAAAATATCCGCCGGGATTTTTGATTACGAAGAAACGTATAAGCAACTGAATGCTGCTGCCGTGGAGAACTAA
- a CDS encoding cation diffusion facilitator family transporter, protein MAHNKTPIYTAFAANTIIAIVKLVAAAATGSSAMASEGIHSLVDTSNEILLLLGISKSQKPADEKRPFGYGKELYFWSFVVSLLFFALGGGFSIYEGIEHLMHPEAITSPMWNYVILGIAFLLDGYSLITALKEFNRQRGDTPFWKAVHQSKDPATFVVLFEDAADVIGILIAFFGILLAVLLHNPYIDGVASVLIGLLLTAVAVLLVRESHSLLMGETGSPAELSQIITIVENDDMVQSVLTHLSMYMGPEEVVLLLKIKFDKGRQNSEVVDTIHLLRQNIQTSLPRYKNIFIEPV, encoded by the coding sequence ATGGCACACAATAAAACACCTATTTATACGGCTTTTGCCGCCAATACCATTATTGCAATTGTAAAACTTGTGGCTGCTGCTGCCACCGGCAGTTCGGCAATGGCTTCAGAAGGCATCCACTCGCTGGTTGATACAAGTAACGAAATCCTGCTACTGCTGGGCATCAGTAAAAGCCAAAAACCCGCAGATGAAAAACGCCCCTTTGGCTATGGTAAAGAGCTTTACTTTTGGAGTTTTGTGGTATCGCTGTTGTTTTTTGCCCTGGGCGGCGGCTTCTCCATTTACGAAGGTATTGAGCACCTGATGCACCCCGAAGCTATAACCAGCCCCATGTGGAACTACGTTATCCTGGGCATTGCTTTTTTACTGGACGGATATTCATTGATTACTGCCCTGAAGGAATTTAACCGCCAGCGCGGTGATACACCATTCTGGAAAGCCGTACACCAAAGCAAAGACCCTGCAACTTTCGTAGTGCTGTTTGAAGATGCGGCCGACGTTATCGGCATTCTGATCGCTTTTTTTGGCATCCTGCTGGCGGTGTTGCTGCATAACCCCTACATTGACGGCGTGGCCTCCGTATTGATAGGCCTGTTACTTACCGCCGTGGCTGTTCTGCTGGTACGCGAGAGCCATAGCCTGCTGATGGGTGAAACAGGATCGCCTGCCGAGCTTAGTCAGATCATCACTATAGTTGAAAATGACGACATGGTGCAAAGCGTACTCACCCACCTTAGCATGTACATGGGCCCCGAAGAAGTCGTGCTGCTGTTAAAAATAAAGTTTGACAAGGGCAGGCAAAACAGTGAAGTTGTTGATACCATACACCTGTTGCGGCAAAACATACAAACAAGCCTGCCGCGTTATAAAAATATTTTTATTGAACCGGTATAG
- a CDS encoding DUF72 domain-containing protein — protein MQTGKGEFYGGTSGLVIPISKRDFQPPFNNCSRLQYYAANLNSIEINSSFYKLPMPSTVSKWADSVPENFKFTFKLWRNITHNKQLAFNAKDVTRFMDVISRGVSKKGCILVQFPPKVTIAQTEQLTHLLSLLTQANKTQQWHVAVEFRHRSWYNDEVYELLSSFDAGMVLQDMPASPSPQVITAAGFVYLRFHGPEGNYKGSYADELLYEYAQYVSEWQEEGRDVYVYFNNTAGDAWNNLCTLADYVRQL, from the coding sequence ATGCAAACAGGTAAAGGTGAGTTTTATGGCGGCACCAGCGGGCTGGTTATCCCTATTTCAAAGCGTGATTTTCAGCCCCCTTTTAACAACTGCTCACGCTTGCAGTATTATGCCGCGAACCTCAACAGTATTGAGATCAACAGTTCGTTTTATAAATTGCCTATGCCTTCCACTGTATCTAAATGGGCGGATAGCGTCCCGGAAAACTTTAAGTTTACTTTTAAGCTGTGGCGAAATATTACACATAATAAACAACTGGCTTTTAATGCCAAAGATGTTACCCGCTTCATGGATGTAATTAGCCGTGGGGTGAGCAAAAAAGGCTGCATCCTGGTGCAATTCCCGCCAAAGGTAACCATAGCACAAACGGAACAGTTAACGCATTTGTTAAGCCTTTTAACACAGGCTAACAAAACACAGCAATGGCACGTAGCTGTGGAGTTCAGGCATCGGTCGTGGTATAATGATGAAGTTTATGAGCTGTTAAGCAGCTTTGATGCAGGAATGGTATTGCAGGACATGCCTGCATCACCCTCGCCGCAGGTTATTACTGCCGCTGGTTTTGTTTACCTCCGCTTTCACGGTCCGGAAGGTAACTATAAGGGAAGCTATGCCGATGAGCTGCTTTACGAATACGCGCAGTATGTAAGCGAATGGCAGGAGGAGGGCAGGGATGTGTACGTTTACTTTAACAATACCGCCGGCGATGCCTGGAATAACCTTTGTACACTGGCAGATTATGTAAGACAGCTGTAA
- a CDS encoding sensor histidine kinase, with amino-acid sequence MLTIPMPENETDRLAALQSYHIFDTAEEKDFDQLTTLASAICGVPIALITFIDEKRQWFKSHFGTDVTENLREHSFCAHTIAADDDILIVPEARADARFAENPMVTGPTQINFYAGVPLVNEDGYALGTLCVIDQKIKHLTHEQGEALKILGKQVVDKLELKRKVLHLEKANQELLNSNVLIQKFASMAAHDIKNPLSSILLTSQALKIRQEKLQDKGCIHLADLNIAATKNLLSLVEEMLAYSKSPSLLLAKKQHFELNGLINKVKTMLTVPPNVEIILPPEQHRLYFSVIAFEQILINLLSNAIRYTNKPESVITIRFIQDDDFYRMEVEDNGIGIAEQYHEKIFANNFTLKITDRYNEKGSGIGLSTVKDLLTVLNGSIYVKSVPGEGTTFFIAIKK; translated from the coding sequence ATGCTAACAATCCCGATGCCTGAAAACGAAACCGACAGGCTGGCTGCACTACAATCATACCATATTTTTGACACCGCTGAGGAAAAGGACTTTGACCAGCTAACAACGCTTGCATCCGCCATTTGCGGGGTACCTATAGCGCTCATTACTTTTATTGACGAAAAACGACAGTGGTTTAAATCGCATTTTGGTACAGATGTTACCGAAAACTTAAGAGAGCATTCTTTTTGCGCCCATACAATTGCGGCTGATGACGATATTTTGATAGTACCGGAAGCCCGTGCTGATGCCCGTTTTGCTGAAAACCCTATGGTAACCGGGCCCACCCAAATAAATTTTTATGCTGGTGTACCGCTGGTAAACGAAGATGGTTATGCATTAGGCACCCTGTGTGTGATTGACCAAAAAATAAAGCATCTTACCCATGAGCAAGGTGAAGCACTGAAAATATTGGGCAAACAAGTAGTTGATAAGTTAGAGCTGAAAAGAAAAGTATTACACCTTGAAAAAGCTAACCAGGAACTTCTGAACTCCAACGTGCTGATCCAGAAATTTGCTTCAATGGCTGCGCATGATATCAAGAACCCGCTAAGCAGCATCCTGCTTACCTCTCAGGCGCTAAAAATACGGCAGGAAAAGCTCCAGGATAAAGGCTGCATACACCTTGCCGATCTGAACATCGCCGCAACAAAAAACCTGCTTTCACTGGTGGAAGAAATGCTGGCTTATTCAAAATCACCTTCGTTGCTACTGGCCAAAAAACAACATTTTGAACTCAACGGCCTTATTAACAAAGTTAAAACTATGCTTACGGTGCCGCCGAACGTGGAGATTATACTTCCGCCGGAACAACATAGGCTTTATTTTTCTGTAATTGCTTTTGAGCAAATCCTGATCAACTTGTTAAGTAACGCCATACGTTACACTAACAAACCCGAAAGCGTCATCACCATCCGTTTTATTCAGGATGATGATTTTTACCGGATGGAAGTGGAGGACAATGGCATCGGCATAGCAGAACAATACCACGAAAAAATCTTTGCCAATAACTTCACCCTCAAAATCACAGACCGGTACAATGAAAAAGGGTCGGGTATTGGCCTGTCAACCGTTAAGGATCTGCTTACCGTGCTAAACGGCAGCATTTACGTAAAATCCGTACCGGGCGAAGGAACCACCTTTTTTATTGCGATCAAGAAGTAA
- a CDS encoding outer membrane beta-barrel family protein, whose product MRHSYHIHHTKKIILLTALLLMCAMAFCQPKTDNALDFSLTVVNERLQPADGATVKLLKDDKPVKAVVANIKGIALFKNVQPGAYAFVITYTGYKSQSTHVYTLPGKVKSDSIRLQQASTLLQQVNITSHAPAVEMKQGRTVLNIDASVTNAGSTVLEVLEKSPGVTVDRNGGISLQGKAGVLVTIDDKPTYLSGADLNNLLSSMSSSQVSQIELIANPTAKYDASGNAGIINIKTKKNRQKGFNGSFTTGAAQGVYPKSANSLVLNYRTGKINTFFNYNLNYVQYLTDLYALRKYYDATGAVAAMLRQPSFFKGTVTNHSIKTGIDYYISPNTTIGMVLSGTAIHRKGDNTATATWLDPAGLADSAILTDNKNDNHFKNGAINLNLRHNISATQDLAVDFDYLRYNLQSEQDFDNKLLAPGGYTELSRGNIPTGINIASGKADYTLKIGETGSVQAGVRSSYSKTDNLAAYQNLTGGQWVDDNSKSNHFLYKENINAVYSSIERKYNKFTMQGGLRYEYTSYKANQLGNAVQKDSAFLRNYGEFFPSGYVSYQADSSNNFTLTAGRRIDRPVFQNLNPFYFIINKYTYQTGNPYLLPQFSWNFELSHQYKNLLTTTLSYTNIQNYFSQLFLNDAAKGILLYTQGNVGHTYNIGASEAVSVSPVSWWSVTAQATFNHKQLRGFNGNNYTSQVNQLNLSANNQFTIFKDYTAEISGFYTTRARNDVQELLYPTGQLSAGIARPVLKKKGTLKLSIRDILYTNAMEGFTSFPNATEYFKIMRDSRVFTLTFTYRFGKTYKTAKRSGGSAAEEMERVGNG is encoded by the coding sequence TTGCGCCACTCATACCATATTCATCATACTAAAAAAATTATACTGCTGACCGCATTATTGCTGATGTGTGCCATGGCTTTTTGTCAGCCTAAAACAGATAACGCCCTTGATTTTTCGCTGACTGTAGTTAACGAGAGGCTGCAGCCAGCAGATGGTGCCACCGTTAAACTGTTAAAGGACGATAAACCTGTAAAAGCTGTAGTTGCCAATATTAAAGGGATTGCCTTGTTTAAAAACGTTCAGCCGGGTGCTTACGCCTTTGTTATCACCTACACCGGTTATAAGTCACAATCCACTCATGTTTATACCTTACCAGGAAAAGTAAAATCTGATTCAATAAGATTACAGCAGGCAAGTACCTTATTGCAGCAGGTAAATATTACCTCGCATGCGCCTGCCGTTGAAATGAAGCAGGGCAGAACAGTATTAAATATTGATGCATCGGTTACCAACGCCGGTTCAACCGTGCTGGAGGTTCTGGAGAAATCGCCAGGGGTAACGGTTGACAGGAATGGCGGGATCTCCCTGCAGGGTAAAGCAGGCGTGCTGGTTACTATTGATGATAAGCCAACCTACCTGAGCGGTGCTGACCTTAATAATTTATTGAGTAGCATGAGCTCGTCGCAAGTGTCGCAAATTGAACTGATAGCCAACCCAACCGCTAAGTATGATGCAAGCGGAAACGCGGGTATCATCAACATAAAAACAAAAAAGAACCGGCAGAAAGGTTTTAACGGCTCGTTTACCACAGGGGCCGCACAAGGTGTTTATCCTAAAAGCGCTAACAGTCTGGTACTAAATTACCGCACAGGCAAGATCAATACCTTTTTTAACTATAATTTGAACTATGTACAATACCTTACTGACTTGTATGCACTGCGCAAATATTACGATGCAACAGGAGCAGTTGCCGCTATGCTGCGGCAGCCTTCTTTTTTTAAGGGAACTGTCACCAATCATAGCATTAAAACAGGTATAGATTATTATATAAGCCCAAACACCACTATTGGAATGGTGCTGAGCGGTACAGCTATCCACAGAAAGGGTGATAACACGGCTACTGCTACCTGGTTAGATCCGGCAGGCCTGGCAGATTCTGCAATTTTAACCGATAACAAGAATGATAATCACTTTAAGAACGGTGCCATTAATTTAAACTTAAGGCATAATATTTCTGCAACGCAGGATCTTGCTGTTGATTTTGACTACCTGCGTTATAACCTGCAGAGCGAACAGGATTTTGATAATAAGCTGCTTGCTCCTGGCGGGTACACAGAACTATCGCGCGGCAATATCCCTACAGGTATCAATATTGCATCTGGCAAGGCCGACTATACCCTGAAGATCGGCGAAACCGGCAGCGTTCAGGCGGGTGTAAGATCATCCTACAGTAAAACCGACAACTTAGCCGCATACCAAAATTTAACAGGAGGCCAATGGGTGGATGATAACAGCAAAAGTAACCATTTTTTATATAAAGAAAATATCAACGCCGTTTATTCATCCATCGAAAGAAAGTATAATAAGTTTACCATGCAAGGCGGATTGAGGTACGAGTACACCAGCTATAAAGCCAACCAATTGGGCAATGCTGTTCAGAAAGATTCTGCTTTTTTACGAAATTACGGCGAGTTCTTCCCCAGCGGTTATGTAAGCTACCAGGCTGACTCATCAAATAATTTTACCTTAACTGCCGGCCGGCGGATAGACCGGCCTGTATTTCAGAACCTTAACCCCTTTTATTTTATCATCAACAAATACACTTATCAAACCGGTAATCCTTACCTCTTACCCCAGTTTAGCTGGAATTTCGAGTTGAGCCATCAATATAAAAACCTGCTCACTACAACATTATCCTACACCAATATTCAAAACTATTTTTCGCAGCTGTTTTTAAACGATGCGGCAAAGGGTATCCTGTTGTACACGCAAGGCAACGTTGGGCATACATACAATATCGGTGCGTCTGAGGCGGTGTCTGTATCGCCGGTGAGCTGGTGGAGTGTTACAGCACAGGCAACGTTTAACCATAAGCAGCTGCGGGGTTTTAACGGCAATAACTACACCAGCCAGGTAAATCAGCTTAACCTGAGCGCCAATAACCAATTCACCATTTTTAAAGATTATACTGCTGAGATCTCCGGTTTTTATACAACCCGCGCGCGTAACGATGTGCAGGAGTTGCTGTACCCAACTGGTCAACTATCAGCAGGCATTGCAAGGCCCGTGCTTAAAAAGAAAGGTACGCTTAAATTAAGCATTCGGGATATCTTGTATACCAATGCCATGGAGGGTTTTACGTCGTTCCCTAATGCTACCGAGTATTTTAAAATAATGCGCGACAGCCGGGTTTTTACGCTTACGTTTACTTATCGCTTTGGTAAAACCTATAAAACTGCAAAACGATCAGGTGGGAGCGCAGCAGAAGAAATGGAACGGGTAGGAAATGGCTGA
- a CDS encoding MFS transporter translates to MTTVALKSPAGKWIMVSAIMASAMAFIDGTALNVVLPALQKSLQASGADLFWILNAYLLMLAALMLIGGALGDKLGRKRIFMAGIFIFICGSALCGLSPGVTYLVVFRIIQGIGGALMIPGSLSLISSSINVKERGKAIGTWSAFTTLVTMGGPVLGGALADAGLWRYIFFINVPIGLAALVMLWFKVNETKDDDSGQTLDFPGAITIALGLALVTFGFLRIPAVGLYNWQVFLSLAAGVLLLIAFLIIERKCSYPMMPMKLFASATFSGSNLLTFFLYAGLGAGMLFMSLNMVQVQGYSQLQSGLTFLPFTLMMIGLARFAGSIADKFGPRLLLICGPAAAGVGLLMLSFIKQTNGAADYWTTFFPGIIVLGLGMSFTVAPLTAAVMGAVSDHFSGTASGVNNAVSRIAGVFANAIFGALAVLFFFGALQTQLKGVKFSPHDKQMVTAQAANLGNAKVPEGINTDKKTIGKAYRDSFISAYAKIMRTSAGLAFLGALMGFVFIHGVKKAEHQ, encoded by the coding sequence ATGACTACCGTTGCGTTAAAAAGTCCTGCCGGTAAATGGATCATGGTTTCGGCCATTATGGCTTCTGCCATGGCATTTATTGATGGTACTGCACTTAACGTGGTATTACCTGCTTTACAGAAGAGCCTGCAAGCCAGTGGCGCCGATCTGTTTTGGATCCTGAACGCTTACCTGCTGATGCTGGCCGCATTAATGCTCATCGGGGGGGCGCTCGGCGACAAACTTGGCCGTAAACGGATTTTTATGGCAGGTATTTTTATCTTTATCTGTGGTTCCGCCCTTTGCGGACTCTCGCCGGGTGTCACTTACCTGGTTGTTTTTCGGATAATACAGGGGATAGGCGGTGCACTGATGATCCCCGGCAGCCTATCGCTCATCTCATCATCCATCAATGTAAAGGAAAGGGGGAAGGCCATTGGTACATGGTCGGCGTTTACCACTTTGGTAACCATGGGTGGGCCCGTTTTGGGTGGCGCTTTGGCTGATGCAGGTTTATGGCGATATATCTTTTTTATTAATGTGCCTATTGGCCTGGCCGCATTGGTAATGTTATGGTTTAAAGTGAATGAAACTAAAGACGACGACAGCGGCCAGACGCTCGACTTCCCGGGAGCAATTACCATCGCGCTTGGTTTGGCATTGGTAACCTTCGGTTTTCTGCGTATCCCGGCGGTTGGTTTGTACAACTGGCAGGTTTTCCTTTCACTAGCTGCCGGGGTTTTACTGCTGATTGCTTTCCTTATTATTGAGAGAAAATGCAGCTATCCTATGATGCCGATGAAGTTGTTCGCCAGTGCTACCTTTAGCGGATCGAACCTGCTTACGTTTTTCCTATATGCCGGGCTAGGAGCAGGGATGTTGTTTATGTCGCTCAATATGGTGCAGGTGCAGGGGTATAGCCAGCTACAAAGCGGGTTGACTTTTTTGCCGTTTACGCTAATGATGATAGGCCTTGCTCGTTTTGCCGGGAGTATTGCTGATAAGTTTGGCCCGAGGTTGTTGCTTATTTGTGGGCCCGCAGCAGCGGGGGTGGGGTTACTAATGCTGTCGTTTATTAAACAAACCAATGGCGCGGCTGACTATTGGACAACTTTTTTTCCCGGAATTATTGTGCTCGGCCTTGGTATGTCATTTACCGTGGCACCTTTAACAGCTGCCGTAATGGGCGCGGTTAGTGATCATTTTTCGGGAACGGCATCGGGCGTGAATAATGCAGTTTCGCGGATAGCCGGCGTTTTTGCTAATGCGATATTTGGTGCTTTAGCTGTATTGTTTTTTTTCGGCGCTTTGCAAACACAGCTTAAGGGCGTAAAGTTTAGCCCGCATGACAAACAAATGGTTACTGCACAGGCTGCAAATCTGGGCAATGCTAAAGTACCCGAAGGCATAAATACTGATAAAAAAACAATAGGAAAAGCTTACCGTGATAGTTTCATCAGTGCTTATGCTAAAATTATGCGTACCTCGGCCGGTCTTGCGTTTTTAGGGGCATTAATGGGATTTGTTTTTATCCACGGGGTGAAAAAGGCGGAGCATCAGTGA
- a CDS encoding Dabb family protein: MKPTSRRKFIVTSAALAAGTAASALPLKGSGNKYPVIHHVFFWLKNPASIEDRDKLVAGVKTLSKIETVRELRVGVVASTEKRDVVDNSWAVSELMFFSDLAGQATYQTHPVHLEFIKNCSHLWEKVIVYDAVDA, from the coding sequence ATGAAACCAACAAGCAGGCGAAAATTCATAGTAACTTCCGCAGCCCTTGCAGCAGGCACAGCAGCATCAGCACTTCCGTTAAAAGGATCCGGTAACAAGTACCCGGTTATCCATCACGTTTTTTTTTGGCTCAAAAACCCTGCCTCAATTGAGGATAGGGACAAGTTGGTTGCCGGGGTAAAAACACTGTCAAAAATTGAAACCGTGCGCGAATTGCGGGTTGGCGTTGTGGCTTCTACAGAGAAACGTGATGTGGTTGATAACAGCTGGGCGGTGTCTGAACTGATGTTTTTCAGCGACCTTGCCGGGCAGGCTACTTATCAAACCCACCCGGTACACCTGGAGTTCATAAAAAATTGCAGTCACCTTTGGGAAAAGGTTATTGTTTATGATGCGGTTGACGCTTAG
- a CDS encoding SDR family oxidoreductase — protein MKLNNNTILITGGTSGLGLEFATQLIDLGNTVIITGRNQAKLDETKLKLPQIHTFKSDVSDPDAIINLYNRVVNQFPELNILINNAGEMRRLDLHDRSLDLNNITREIEINLSGPVRMVQQFLPHLQTKSNAAIMNVTSGIAFVPFPLAPIYGATKSGLQSYTRSLRVQLKKDGIKVFELVAPGAKTPLNDKFAGDVDPKMLMDAGTLVNAAIKGLKKDQFQIFPGIASLLALLSRLVPSLIFNQMSKIAERSLAI, from the coding sequence ATGAAACTTAACAATAATACAATCTTAATAACAGGCGGAACAAGCGGCCTTGGCCTTGAATTTGCCACCCAATTAATTGATCTTGGTAATACCGTAATTATTACGGGCCGCAATCAGGCTAAGCTTGATGAAACCAAACTGAAACTGCCGCAAATCCACACCTTTAAAAGCGATGTAAGCGACCCCGATGCAATTATAAATTTATACAACCGGGTAGTTAACCAATTCCCTGAGCTTAACATCCTCATTAACAACGCAGGCGAGATGAGAAGGCTCGACCTGCACGACAGATCGCTCGACTTAAATAACATCACCCGCGAAATTGAAATAAATCTATCGGGACCTGTTAGAATGGTGCAACAGTTTTTACCGCATTTGCAAACAAAAAGCAACGCCGCCATTATGAATGTAACATCAGGGATAGCGTTTGTTCCTTTTCCACTGGCACCAATTTACGGGGCAACAAAATCAGGTTTGCAGTCATACACAAGGTCGTTACGGGTTCAGTTAAAAAAGGATGGGATTAAAGTGTTTGAGTTAGTTGCGCCCGGAGCAAAAACGCCCTTAAATGATAAGTTTGCGGGCGATGTAGATCCTAAAATGTTAATGGATGCCGGTACGCTGGTTAATGCCGCCATAAAAGGATTAAAAAAGGATCAATTTCAAATTTTCCCGGGGATAGCTTCTTTGCTGGCGTTACTAAGCCGTTTGGTACCTTCACTTATTTTTAACCAGATGAGCAAAATCGCTGAAAGATCATTAGCCATTTAA